One genomic segment of Lysobacter sp. 5GHs7-4 includes these proteins:
- a CDS encoding DUF1501 domain-containing protein, with the protein MKRRDFLSRAILAGLGGAGLYSARGNLRLLESATRAYGPNAFSDYKALVCVFLFGGNDGLNMVVPRSATHYQRYAQARATLAVPQARLLALTPQAGGGASDGADYGLQASTQGTDTIGMSGLQGLFNSGRAAILGNVGTLVRPVTRAQYQAGGADVPPQLFSHNDQQSYWQVSRANDGSGLGWGGRIADLLHDANPGAFIPMSIALNFESVLNRSQNGSQYVIGSDGPRRFSYFEWDGDTRQAVLELARQGTQSHVFERSYADALRRARENAEAVSTALESSTPLTTTFPDNDLARQLKMVARLIKVRSVLGLKRQVYFVSMGGFDHHDRLLAEQPVLLSQMSQALTAFYQSTVELGVANNVTAFTASDFGRTLSSNGDGSDHGWGSHHFAIGGAVRGGRFVGTMPALQNDGPDDAGWGQIIPSTSVDQYGATLARWFGVADTELDLIFPNLRNFPARDLGFMT; encoded by the coding sequence TTGAAGCGTCGTGATTTCCTGAGCCGCGCCATCCTCGCTGGCCTCGGCGGCGCCGGGCTGTATTCGGCGCGCGGCAATCTGCGTCTGCTGGAATCGGCGACGCGCGCCTACGGGCCCAACGCGTTTTCCGATTACAAGGCGCTGGTGTGCGTGTTCCTGTTCGGCGGCAACGACGGCCTGAACATGGTGGTGCCGCGCAGCGCCACGCATTACCAGCGCTACGCGCAGGCGCGCGCGACCCTGGCGGTGCCGCAGGCGCGGCTGCTGGCGCTGACGCCGCAGGCCGGCGGCGGCGCGTCGGACGGCGCCGACTACGGCTTGCAGGCCTCGACCCAGGGCACCGACACGATCGGCATGAGCGGCCTGCAAGGGCTGTTCAACAGCGGGCGTGCCGCGATCCTGGGCAACGTCGGCACGCTGGTGCGGCCGGTGACCCGGGCGCAGTACCAGGCCGGCGGGGCGGACGTGCCGCCGCAGTTGTTCTCGCACAACGACCAGCAGTCGTACTGGCAGGTCTCGCGCGCCAACGACGGCAGCGGGCTAGGCTGGGGCGGGCGCATCGCCGATCTGCTGCACGACGCCAATCCCGGCGCTTTCATTCCGATGAGCATCGCCCTGAATTTCGAGAGCGTGCTCAACCGCAGTCAGAACGGCAGCCAGTACGTGATCGGCAGCGACGGCCCGCGCCGGTTCAGTTATTTCGAATGGGACGGCGACACCCGCCAGGCGGTGCTGGAGCTGGCGCGGCAGGGCACGCAGAGCCACGTGTTCGAGCGCAGCTACGCCGATGCCTTGCGGCGCGCGCGCGAGAACGCCGAGGCCGTGTCCACCGCGCTGGAAAGCTCGACGCCGCTGACCACCACGTTCCCCGACAACGATCTGGCGCGGCAATTGAAGATGGTCGCGCGGCTGATCAAGGTACGCAGCGTGCTGGGCCTGAAGCGTCAGGTGTACTTCGTGTCGATGGGCGGTTTCGACCACCACGACCGCCTGCTGGCCGAGCAGCCGGTGCTGCTGTCGCAGATGTCGCAGGCGCTGACCGCGTTCTACCAGTCCACGGTGGAGCTGGGCGTGGCCAACAACGTCACCGCCTTCACCGCCTCGGACTTCGGCCGCACCCTGTCGTCCAACGGCGACGGTTCCGATCACGGCTGGGGCAGCCACCACTTCGCGATCGGCGGCGCGGTGCGCGGCGGGCGTTTCGTCGGCACCATGCCGGCCCTGCAGAACGACGGGCCGGACGACGCCGGCTGGGGCCAGATCATTCCCAGCACTTCGGTGGATCAGTACGGCGCGACGCTGGCGCGCTGGTTCGGCGTGGCCGATACCGAGCTGGACCTGATCTTCCCGAACCTGCGCAACTTCCCGGCGCGCGATCTGGGCTTCATGACCTGA
- a CDS encoding cytochrome c1, with product MKNRLVKKLATLAAGLLVSASAFASGGGNLMQAGTDLGDRASLQRGAQLYMNYCSGCHSLKYLRYSRIAEDLGLSEDEVMNNLNFTGAKFGEQIQVSLTPEHANQWFGKMPPDLSVIARVRGSDWIYTYLKSFYLDEARPLGWNNALFPNASMPNPLWQMQGTQTPQFTDKKPAHGMFGEKKDEKGKPIMECPHGTSEIDGKCFTKFEAGAAGTLEPEQFNQSVRDITAFLEYAGEPAALKRQSLGVWVILFLAVFTFLAYLLKSEYWRDVEH from the coding sequence ATGAAGAACCGACTCGTGAAGAAGCTCGCCACTCTCGCCGCCGGTCTGCTCGTGTCGGCCTCCGCCTTCGCTTCCGGCGGCGGCAACCTGATGCAGGCGGGTACCGACCTGGGCGACCGCGCGTCGCTGCAGCGCGGCGCCCAGCTGTACATGAACTACTGCTCGGGCTGCCACTCGCTGAAGTACCTGCGTTACTCGCGCATCGCCGAGGACCTGGGCCTGAGCGAAGACGAGGTGATGAACAACCTCAACTTCACCGGCGCCAAGTTCGGCGAGCAGATCCAGGTCAGCCTGACCCCGGAACACGCCAACCAGTGGTTCGGCAAGATGCCGCCGGACCTGAGCGTGATCGCGCGCGTGCGCGGCAGCGATTGGATCTACACCTACCTCAAGTCCTTCTACCTGGACGAGGCGCGTCCGCTGGGCTGGAACAACGCCCTGTTCCCGAACGCGTCCATGCCCAACCCGCTGTGGCAGATGCAGGGCACGCAGACGCCGCAGTTCACCGACAAGAAGCCGGCGCACGGCATGTTCGGTGAGAAGAAGGACGAGAAGGGCAAGCCGATCATGGAATGCCCGCACGGTACCAGCGAGATCGACGGCAAGTGCTTCACCAAGTTCGAGGCCGGCGCCGCCGGCACGCTCGAGCCGGAGCAGTTCAACCAGTCGGTGCGCGATATCACCGCTTTCCTCGAGTACGCCGGCGAACCGGCCGCCCTCAAGCGCCAGAGCCTGGGCGTGTGGGTGATCCTGTTCCTGGCCGTGTTCACCTTCCTGGCCTACTTGCTCAAGAGCGAGTACTGGCGAGACGTCGAGCACTAA
- the miaB gene encoding tRNA (N6-isopentenyl adenosine(37)-C2)-methylthiotransferase MiaB, with the protein MTDIATPALPDAQAPAAVTPRGKLFIETHGCQMNEYDSAKMADVLAASEGLELTTDAAQADVILINTCSIREKAQEKVFSQLGRWKQHKQGDRPVIIGVGGCVASQEGAAIVKRAPYVDLVFGPQTLHRLPELIAAKRATGQPQVDISFPEIEKFDRLPEPRAEGPSAFVSIMEGCSKYCSFCVVPYTRGEEVSRPFEDVLVEVAQLAAQGVREVNLLGQNVNAYRGPYGEDGEVADLGLLIRTIAEIDGIDRIRFTTSHPLEFSDSLVEAYRDVPQLANYLHLPVQAGSDRVLAAMKRGYTALEFKQKIRKLRAVRPDISISSDFIVGFPGETEADFEKTMKLIEDVGFDQSFSFIYSRRPGTPAADLEDSVGDDEKHARLSRLQATINANAMRISEAMVGSVQTVLVEGPSRKDPNELTGKTENMRSVNFPAPKRLIGQFVDVVITQALSNSLRGRVQTDPTPDV; encoded by the coding sequence ATGACCGACATCGCCACCCCCGCCCTGCCCGACGCGCAGGCGCCCGCCGCCGTGACCCCACGCGGCAAGCTCTTCATCGAGACCCACGGCTGCCAGATGAACGAGTACGACTCGGCCAAGATGGCCGACGTGCTCGCCGCCAGCGAAGGCCTGGAACTCACCACCGATGCGGCCCAGGCCGACGTCATCCTGATCAACACCTGCTCGATCCGCGAGAAGGCCCAGGAGAAGGTGTTCAGCCAGCTCGGCCGCTGGAAGCAGCACAAGCAGGGCGACCGACCGGTGATCATCGGCGTCGGCGGCTGCGTCGCCTCGCAGGAAGGCGCGGCCATCGTCAAGCGCGCGCCCTACGTCGACCTGGTGTTCGGCCCGCAGACCCTGCACCGCCTGCCCGAACTGATCGCGGCCAAGCGCGCCACCGGCCAGCCGCAGGTCGATATCAGCTTCCCCGAGATCGAGAAGTTCGACCGCCTGCCCGAGCCGCGAGCCGAGGGCCCCAGCGCCTTCGTCTCGATCATGGAAGGCTGCAGCAAGTACTGCTCGTTCTGCGTGGTGCCCTACACCCGCGGCGAGGAAGTCAGCCGCCCGTTCGAGGACGTGCTGGTCGAGGTCGCCCAACTCGCCGCCCAGGGCGTGCGTGAGGTCAATCTGCTGGGGCAGAACGTGAATGCCTATCGCGGACCCTACGGCGAGGACGGCGAAGTCGCCGACCTGGGCCTGCTGATCCGCACCATCGCCGAGATCGACGGCATCGACCGCATCCGCTTCACCACCTCGCACCCGCTGGAGTTCAGCGACTCGCTGGTCGAGGCCTATCGCGACGTGCCGCAGCTGGCCAACTACCTGCACCTGCCGGTGCAGGCCGGCAGCGACCGCGTGCTGGCGGCGATGAAGCGCGGCTACACCGCGCTGGAGTTCAAGCAGAAGATCCGCAAGCTGCGCGCGGTGCGCCCGGACATCTCGATCTCTTCCGACTTCATCGTCGGCTTCCCCGGCGAGACCGAGGCCGATTTCGAGAAGACCATGAAGCTGATCGAGGACGTCGGCTTCGACCAGTCGTTCTCCTTCATCTATTCGCGCCGCCCGGGCACGCCCGCCGCCGACCTGGAGGACAGCGTCGGCGACGACGAGAAGCACGCGCGCCTGTCGCGCCTGCAGGCGACCATCAACGCCAACGCGATGCGCATTTCCGAAGCCATGGTCGGCAGCGTGCAGACGGTGCTGGTGGAAGGCCCCTCGCGCAAGGATCCCAACGAGCTCACCGGCAAGACCGAGAACATGCGCTCAGTGAATTTTCCGGCGCCCAAGCGCCTGATCGGACAGTTCGTCGACGTGGTCATCACCCAGGCTCTGTCCAACTCCCTGCGCGGTCGCGTGCAGACCGACCCGACCCCAGACGTCTGA
- a CDS encoding ClpXP protease specificity-enhancing factor: MSDENASSMTSHRPYLLRALYEWIADNGMTPHLLVDATRPQVQVPTHAVKDGKIVLNVAERAVSRLEMGNDTIRFSARFGGVSHPVSVPVGAVLAIYARETGQGMALPDEATTTEGGHDDPAEDFDEPMSPTHAPLSAVPSEPLPDGDDDGPGSHTPTPRRGGHLRVVK, translated from the coding sequence ATGAGTGATGAGAACGCCTCCAGCATGACCAGCCACCGCCCGTACCTGCTGCGGGCGCTGTACGAGTGGATCGCCGACAACGGCATGACCCCGCACCTGCTGGTCGACGCCACCCGGCCGCAGGTCCAGGTGCCGACCCATGCGGTGAAGGACGGCAAGATCGTGCTCAACGTGGCCGAGCGCGCGGTGTCGCGCCTGGAGATGGGCAACGACACCATCCGTTTCAGCGCGCGTTTCGGCGGCGTCAGCCATCCGGTCTCGGTGCCAGTGGGCGCGGTGCTGGCGATCTACGCCCGCGAAACCGGCCAGGGCATGGCCCTGCCGGACGAGGCGACCACCACCGAGGGCGGTCACGACGACCCGGCCGAGGACTTCGACGAGCCGATGTCGCCGACCCACGCGCCGCTGAGCGCGGTGCCCAGCGAACCGCTGCCCGACGGCGACGACGACGGCCCGGGTTCGCACACGCCCACGCCGCGCCGCGGCGGGCATCTGCGGGTGGTGAAGTAA
- the petA gene encoding ubiquinol-cytochrome c reductase iron-sulfur subunit produces the protein MANQGVNDPINTGRRRFLTATTAVVGAVGAGFAAVPFIKSWNPSARAKLAGAPVTADISALEEGQRLVYEWRGQPIWIVKRSAAVLAALPTLDSHLRDPKSDNKDQQPSYISGEGRSIKKDISVLVGLCTHLGCSPEMKAEIRPEPFDPEWKGGYFCPCHKSRFDMAGRVFQGVPAPTNLLVPPHHYENDTTIIIGVDPKGAA, from the coding sequence ATGGCCAACCAAGGGGTCAACGATCCTATCAATACGGGCCGCCGTCGGTTCCTGACGGCGACCACGGCAGTGGTCGGCGCAGTCGGGGCCGGTTTTGCGGCGGTGCCTTTCATCAAGTCCTGGAACCCCAGCGCGCGCGCCAAGCTCGCCGGCGCTCCGGTGACCGCCGACATCAGCGCCTTGGAAGAAGGTCAGCGCCTGGTTTACGAATGGCGCGGTCAGCCGATCTGGATCGTTAAGCGCTCCGCGGCCGTGCTGGCGGCGCTGCCGACCCTGGACAGCCACCTGCGCGATCCCAAGTCGGACAACAAGGACCAGCAGCCGTCCTACATCAGCGGCGAAGGCCGCTCGATCAAGAAGGACATCTCGGTCCTGGTCGGCCTGTGCACCCATCTGGGCTGCTCGCCGGAAATGAAGGCCGAGATCCGCCCCGAGCCGTTCGATCCGGAGTGGAAGGGCGGTTACTTCTGCCCCTGCCACAAGTCGCGCTTCGACATGGCCGGCCGCGTGTTCCAGGGCGTCCCGGCGCCGACCAACCTGCTGGTGCCGCCGCACCACTACGAAAACGACACGACGATCATCATCGGCGTGGATCCGAAGGGAGCGGCGTAA
- a CDS encoding cytochrome bc complex cytochrome b subunit, giving the protein MSNIITRTANGVWDWVNARAPGMMPVYRKHMTEYYAPKNFNVWYYFGSLALLVLVNQILTGIFLTMHFKPSAAEAFSSVEYIMRDVEWGWLIRYMHSTGASLFFIVVYLHMFRGLLYGSYQKPRELVWILGMLIYLVLMAEAFMGYVLPWGQMSFWGAKVIISLFGAIPVIGNGLTEWIMGDYLPGDATLNRFFALHVIALPLVLLLLVVLHLGALHEVGSNNPDGVDIKKGPKGNRWDANKPKDGIPFHPYYTVKDLVGVGFFLIVAAFIIFFAPAFGGWFLEHDNFTEANRLVTPEHIKPVWYYTPYYAMLRVIPHKLSGVLVMFGAIAILFLVPWLDRAKVKSYRYRGLLSKLLLGVFALSFVWLGKIGAGPGTDPVETIVGRVLTFLYFAFFITMPLWTKFDKTKPVPERVTMHD; this is encoded by the coding sequence ATGTCCAACATCATTACCCGCACCGCCAACGGCGTCTGGGATTGGGTCAACGCGCGCGCGCCCGGCATGATGCCGGTCTACCGCAAGCACATGACCGAGTACTACGCGCCGAAGAATTTCAATGTCTGGTACTACTTCGGTTCGCTGGCGCTGCTGGTGCTGGTCAACCAGATCCTGACCGGCATCTTCCTGACGATGCACTTCAAGCCGTCCGCGGCCGAAGCGTTCTCGTCGGTCGAATACATCATGCGCGACGTGGAGTGGGGCTGGCTGATCCGCTACATGCACAGCACCGGCGCCTCGCTGTTCTTCATCGTCGTGTACCTGCACATGTTCCGCGGCCTGCTGTACGGCTCGTATCAGAAGCCGCGCGAGCTGGTGTGGATCCTGGGCATGCTGATCTACCTGGTGCTGATGGCCGAAGCCTTCATGGGCTACGTGCTGCCGTGGGGCCAGATGTCGTTCTGGGGCGCCAAGGTGATCATCTCGCTGTTCGGCGCGATCCCGGTGATCGGCAACGGCCTGACCGAGTGGATCATGGGCGACTACCTGCCCGGCGACGCCACCCTCAATCGCTTCTTCGCCCTGCACGTGATCGCGCTGCCGCTGGTGCTGCTGCTGCTGGTCGTGCTGCACCTGGGCGCGCTGCACGAGGTCGGTTCCAACAACCCCGACGGCGTGGACATCAAGAAGGGTCCCAAGGGCAACCGTTGGGATGCCAACAAGCCCAAGGACGGCATTCCGTTCCACCCGTACTACACGGTCAAGGATCTGGTGGGCGTCGGCTTCTTCCTGATCGTGGCCGCGTTCATCATCTTCTTCGCGCCGGCGTTCGGCGGCTGGTTCCTGGAGCACGACAACTTCACCGAGGCCAACCGCCTGGTGACGCCGGAGCACATCAAGCCGGTGTGGTACTACACGCCGTACTACGCGATGTTGCGCGTGATCCCGCACAAGCTGTCGGGCGTGCTGGTGATGTTCGGCGCGATCGCGATCCTGTTCCTGGTGCCGTGGCTGGACCGCGCCAAGGTCAAGTCCTACCGCTACCGCGGCCTGCTGTCCAAGCTGCTGCTGGGCGTGTTCGCGCTGAGCTTCGTGTGGCTGGGCAAGATCGGCGCCGGTCCGGGTACCGACCCGGTCGAGACCATCGTCGGCCGCGTGTTGACCTTCCTGTACTTCGCCTTCTTCATCACCATGCCGCTGTGGACCAAGTTCGACAAGACCAAGCCGGTGCCGGAACGGGTGACGATGCATGACTAA
- a CDS encoding GNAT family N-acetyltransferase, with protein MDRDFNIREIGPDEFERVWPIFHEVLARGESYNYPAELSLERAQEMWTSPPYRCFIAEGDDGEILGAYKLGPNYAGRGDHIANASYMVAERYWGQGVGSALCEHSLAQASQAGYQAMQFNYVVSSNAPAVHLWLKHGFQIVGQIPGAFRHVHLGLVDVYVMHRML; from the coding sequence ATGGACCGCGACTTCAACATCCGCGAGATCGGCCCCGACGAGTTCGAACGGGTCTGGCCGATCTTCCACGAGGTGCTGGCGCGCGGCGAAAGCTACAACTACCCCGCCGAACTGTCGCTGGAGCGCGCGCAGGAGATGTGGACCTCCCCGCCCTACCGCTGCTTCATCGCCGAGGGCGACGACGGCGAGATCCTGGGCGCCTACAAACTGGGCCCCAACTACGCCGGCCGCGGCGACCACATCGCCAACGCCAGCTACATGGTCGCCGAGCGCTACTGGGGCCAGGGCGTGGGCTCGGCGCTGTGCGAACACTCGCTGGCCCAGGCCAGCCAGGCCGGCTACCAGGCCATGCAGTTCAACTACGTCGTCAGCAGCAACGCGCCGGCCGTGCACCTGTGGCTCAAGCACGGCTTCCAGATCGTCGGCCAGATCCCCGGCGCGTTCCGCCACGTCCACCTGGGCCTGGTGGACGTGTACGTGATGCACCGCATGCTGTAA
- a CDS encoding DUF1800 domain-containing protein, protein MRWIALRAGWATVWPRLLVLLLVLGMVSVPDRWWRALSPPSAPKAVANAAKPAPPKSKPLPAQLVIDDAAAANFLAQATFGPTWDDIARVQQLGYTGWIDEQVAAPLSSQLRFVHAASAASGGDMRREWRIDAWFLHAMGGRDPFDPQVVHRDQLRQRVAFALSEILVISDANSDLLGNAPHSVTDYYDTLARGAFGNFRQLLQDVTLHPSMGLYLSMMQNQKPDPVRNIRPDENYAREVLQLFSVGLLRLNPDGTPLLENGRTVPTYSQETVKGFAHVFTGWTFDGCREFDCYYYDSDAPAWVKPMQNHAAYHASAQAKQLLDYPGVALAGGVLPAGGDGPSDLRAALDNIFQHPNVGPYIGRQLIQRLVTSNPSPAYVGRVSARFNNNGQGVRGDMKAVVSAILLDPEARDAGQRPAHFGKVREPLLRLTHLWRALKARSESGFMDEFWTIGYGMGQAPLYSPSVFNFFSPTYSPVGEPAQQGLAAPELQLATDYMLPGNEGYLGTKIYEIFVGVPDLSPHEVAIDLSSELPYATRPADLIQRLNILFLSGQMSSRMRTVLVQRLNGMPADTAEERRVRVQEALYIIFNSPEYVVQK, encoded by the coding sequence ATGAGATGGATCGCGTTGCGCGCGGGATGGGCGACCGTCTGGCCGCGCTTGTTGGTGCTGTTGTTGGTGTTGGGCATGGTGTCGGTACCCGATCGCTGGTGGCGCGCCTTGTCGCCGCCGTCCGCGCCGAAGGCGGTCGCCAACGCAGCCAAGCCGGCGCCGCCCAAATCGAAACCGTTGCCGGCGCAGCTCGTGATCGACGACGCGGCCGCCGCGAACTTCCTCGCGCAGGCGACCTTCGGCCCGACCTGGGACGACATCGCCCGCGTCCAGCAACTGGGTTACACCGGCTGGATAGACGAGCAGGTCGCCGCGCCGCTGTCTTCGCAGCTGCGTTTCGTGCATGCGGCCAGCGCTGCCAGCGGCGGCGACATGCGCCGCGAATGGCGCATAGACGCGTGGTTCCTGCACGCCATGGGCGGTCGCGATCCGTTCGACCCGCAAGTGGTGCACCGCGACCAGCTGCGCCAGCGCGTGGCGTTCGCGCTCAGCGAGATCCTGGTGATCTCCGACGCCAACTCCGACCTGCTAGGCAACGCGCCGCATTCGGTCACCGATTACTACGACACGCTCGCGCGCGGCGCCTTCGGCAACTTCCGCCAGCTGCTGCAGGACGTGACCCTGCACCCGTCGATGGGCCTGTACCTGTCGATGATGCAGAACCAGAAGCCCGACCCGGTGCGCAACATCCGACCGGACGAAAACTACGCGCGCGAAGTGCTGCAGTTGTTCAGCGTGGGCCTGCTGCGGCTGAATCCCGACGGCACGCCGCTGCTGGAAAACGGCCGCACCGTGCCGACCTACAGCCAGGAAACGGTGAAGGGCTTCGCCCATGTGTTCACCGGCTGGACCTTCGACGGCTGCCGCGAGTTCGACTGCTACTACTACGATTCCGACGCGCCGGCGTGGGTCAAGCCGATGCAGAACCACGCGGCCTACCACGCCTCGGCGCAGGCCAAGCAGTTGCTGGACTATCCGGGCGTGGCCCTGGCAGGCGGCGTGCTGCCGGCCGGCGGCGACGGTCCCTCGGATCTGCGCGCCGCGCTGGACAACATATTCCAGCACCCCAACGTCGGCCCCTACATCGGCCGGCAGCTGATCCAGCGCCTGGTGACCAGCAATCCTAGCCCGGCCTACGTCGGTCGCGTCTCCGCGCGCTTCAACAACAACGGCCAGGGCGTGCGCGGCGACATGAAGGCGGTGGTCAGCGCGATCCTGCTCGACCCCGAGGCGCGCGACGCCGGGCAGCGGCCCGCGCATTTCGGCAAGGTGCGCGAGCCCTTGCTGCGCCTGACCCATCTGTGGCGCGCGCTGAAGGCACGCTCGGAGTCGGGCTTCATGGACGAGTTCTGGACCATCGGCTACGGCATGGGCCAGGCGCCGCTGTACTCGCCGTCGGTGTTCAACTTCTTCAGCCCGACCTACTCGCCGGTCGGCGAGCCCGCGCAGCAGGGGCTGGCCGCGCCGGAGCTGCAACTGGCGACCGACTACATGCTGCCGGGCAACGAGGGCTACCTGGGCACCAAGATCTACGAGATCTTCGTCGGCGTGCCTGACCTGAGCCCGCACGAGGTCGCGATCGACCTCAGCAGCGAACTGCCCTACGCCACGCGCCCGGCCGACCTGATCCAGCGCCTCAACATCCTGTTCCTGTCGGGGCAGATGTCCTCGCGCATGCGCACCGTGCTGGTGCAGCGCTTGAACGGCATGCCCGCCGACACCGCCGAGGAACGCCGCGTGCGGGTGCAGGAGGCGCTGTACATCATTTTCAACTCGCCCGAATACGTGGTGCAGAAATGA
- a CDS encoding glutathione S-transferase N-terminal domain-containing protein produces the protein MAASPRMRNALTLFSSTDCVLCHRVRLVLAAKGVTYDLIAVDPQNPPEDLVDLNPYHSVPTLVERDLVLYAASVVSEYLDERYPHPPLMPVDPLSRARLRLATLRLEHDWVPQVQAIQLGNKAQAEAARKRLKELLTASVPLFKASKFFLNPEMSLADCAMAPIIWRLESLGVPLPKDGKAIEDYGNRIFRNPGFTRSLTDQERKLREMPA, from the coding sequence ATGGCGGCGAGTCCACGTATGCGTAATGCCCTGACCCTGTTTTCCTCCACCGACTGCGTGCTGTGCCATCGCGTGCGGCTGGTGCTGGCGGCCAAGGGCGTCACCTACGATCTGATCGCGGTCGACCCGCAGAATCCCCCCGAAGATCTGGTCGACCTCAACCCTTACCACTCGGTGCCGACCCTGGTCGAGCGCGACCTGGTGCTGTACGCGGCCAGCGTGGTCAGCGAATACCTGGACGAGCGCTATCCGCATCCGCCGCTGATGCCGGTCGATCCGCTCTCCCGCGCGCGCCTGCGCCTGGCCACGCTGCGTCTGGAGCACGACTGGGTGCCGCAGGTGCAGGCGATCCAGCTGGGCAACAAGGCCCAGGCCGAGGCCGCGCGCAAGCGCCTGAAGGAGCTGCTGACCGCGTCGGTGCCGCTGTTCAAGGCCAGCAAGTTCTTCCTGAACCCGGAAATGAGCTTGGCCGACTGCGCGATGGCGCCGATCATCTGGCGCCTGGAATCGCTGGGCGTGCCGCTGCCCAAGGACGGCAAGGCGATCGAGGATTACGGCAACCGCATCTTCCGCAATCCGGGCTTCACCCGCAGCCTGACTGACCAGGAACGCAAGCTGCGCGAGATGCCGGCGTAA
- a CDS encoding lytic transglycosylase domain-containing protein gives MRGGSLLLGIVCLWATAPAQAGTVYRCDGAGGERSYVSKRVPGAKCTVVSQFRPSRAAPYVPARAPAGAGSATPANPVAGSPASIHSNPPATFMGTPAVAAPTAAATELAAPAPVVQTPAAPSAPASRLVQGQVYSYIKDGVRHYTSKRPKGLANATAVRTIKYSFMETCYACSARPGVNFGSIRLNMDAYRDEIAAAARQHGVEEAIVRAIIHAESAYNPNALSRVGAQGLMQLMPATARRFGVSNAFDASQNIQGGVQYLAWLLKRFNGDLTLAAAGYNAGEGAVDKYKGVPPYSETQRYVQRVALLAQRYRAGPVVR, from the coding sequence ATGAGGGGGGGCTCGCTACTGCTGGGGATCGTCTGCCTGTGGGCCACCGCGCCTGCGCAGGCCGGCACCGTGTACCGCTGCGACGGCGCGGGCGGCGAACGCAGCTACGTGAGCAAGCGCGTGCCCGGCGCCAAGTGCACCGTGGTCAGCCAGTTCCGGCCCAGCCGGGCAGCGCCGTACGTGCCCGCGCGCGCGCCGGCCGGCGCAGGCAGCGCCACGCCGGCCAACCCGGTCGCCGGCTCGCCGGCGTCCATCCATTCCAACCCGCCGGCGACCTTCATGGGCACGCCGGCGGTCGCCGCGCCCACCGCGGCCGCGACCGAGCTAGCGGCGCCCGCCCCGGTCGTGCAGACGCCGGCCGCGCCTTCGGCACCGGCCTCGCGCCTGGTCCAGGGCCAGGTCTACTCCTATATCAAGGACGGCGTCCGCCACTACACCAGCAAGCGTCCCAAGGGCCTGGCCAACGCCACGGCGGTGCGGACGATCAAGTACAGCTTCATGGAGACCTGCTACGCCTGCTCGGCGCGGCCGGGGGTCAATTTCGGCTCGATCCGCCTGAACATGGACGCCTACCGCGACGAGATCGCGGCCGCGGCGCGCCAGCACGGGGTCGAGGAGGCGATCGTGCGCGCGATCATCCACGCCGAGTCGGCCTACAACCCCAACGCCCTGTCGCGGGTGGGCGCGCAAGGCCTGATGCAGCTGATGCCGGCCACCGCGCGCCGCTTCGGCGTGTCCAACGCCTTCGATGCCAGCCAGAACATCCAGGGCGGGGTGCAATACCTGGCCTGGCTGCTCAAGCGCTTCAACGGCGACCTGACCCTGGCCGCGGCCGGCTACAACGCCGGCGAGGGCGCGGTCGACAAGTACAAGGGCGTGCCGCCCTACAGCGAAACCCAGCGCTACGTGCAGCGCGTGGCCCTGCTGGCGCAGCGTTACCGCGCCGGCCCCGTGGTGCGCTGA